TAAGGCATACTTTTCCTTGGCAATGAGCTTAATCGTGAAGAGATGACACTAAACAATTGATTACTTTATCgtaaattttcttcaatttctttgccACATATATGGTATTCAAGCTTATAGGCATTAATCTTGGACTACACATACATATTTGTAGTTTTTCTCCATTTGCGCATTTCTTCATTAAAGCCCATGCTTTATTTGCactttgcgcttaaagccccaCCAGACCATAGagcttttttgcgcttttcgcTTTTGATAACACTGCTTTGTACCAACGGTCATATATCTTCTTTTTTTCCAAAACCCAAGGCATAGTCTTCTGTCGAAGTTTCTTACTTGCTCTAATTATAGTTCTTTTGGAAGTACCGAGAGTTTAAATGAGATGCTTTTCCTTTCTCGTATTATTGTCTGAGATATATAGTGTTGTAAATTTGATATTAATCAATTAAGACATACTGAGATCCCAGACAAGAAATCAATGCATAACATCCGATCTTAAAATGGAATCTTGCAGTTGTGAAGATTAACATTTTGCAAAGTGATTGTGGTTGAATTTTATATCAACTCTTTAAGAAAAGTTGAAGAATTTATTAATAGACCTTTCAGTTTATTAGCATCTGCTGGTTATATTCTATTTTCCTCTTCTTAATGGTGTTTGAGCTGCTTATTGTAAATATGTAGTCCTTTCCCCCGTATTCTTTAGTTGCCGGCGTACAACTAAATGTAAATATCTTTTGGCTTTCAGGCTTGTGAGATGATCCGAAGTGTTTACGATGCTAAGCGTAAGCTTCTGCGACAACTAGAATCTAAGGTAGAAAGTCCACAGAGGATAGACAAGACACGTGCTGGTGTGAAGGATCTTCACTCGAGAATTGGAGTTGCAATTCATAGAATTAATTCCATCTCAAGGAAAATTGAGGAAATAAGAGACAAGGAGCTTCAACCTCAACTGGAGGAGTTGATTGAGGGGTACGTCACTAATGTTGCTCACTATTTTAGCATTGAATATAATGTAAATCTATAGAGATATTCACTTAAATGCACTCCATACGAGGTACTCAATGCAGGAAAAAAACTCGTTATATCATTGCACATCCTATAAAGAAGAAAACATGCACTTTAATAGTTCCATGCTTCAGAGATATGGAGAATCTCCATCAAGTTCTCTCTACCATTATATGTTGAGCAAAAAAATTGTTTTTGCAATTTTTCACCAGTTTTGTCAGGAGagaaaagctctcctcacaaaaAAAAAACAGCATTCTCACACACGTGTGCTCATGTTTGTAGGAGGATGGCTTTTGAAGGTTAATGGTTagaattattttcttattttattgtGCGCGTGCTAACCTGTTCCTATGACAGATTGAGGAAGATGTGGGAAATGATGCTCGACAGCCACAAGCTTCAGCTCCATATCATATCAATAGCTCATTCCCCTGGAAATATGAAGATCCTTATTCACTCAGATCCTCGTCGGCAGATCGCCATCCATCTTCAAAATCAATTGAGTTCTCTATCTTCAAGTTTTACAAAGTGGATTGTCGCTCAGAAGGCATACGTGGATGCTATAAATAAGTGGCTCCACAAGTGTGTCTCCCTTCGCCAGCAATCATCCAGGAGAAATAAAAGAAGGTTGCAACCTCCGCCACTCAGAAACTATGGCCCGCCTATTTATACCACCTGTTCTGTCTGGTTGGAGATGTTTGATTCTTTACCCACTAAAGAAGTTTCGGATGCTATGAAGGGCTTGGCCGCTGAAATTTCTCACTTCCTACCACGGCAAgagaagaaccaagggaagggtaCAAATCATCATCCTCATGGAAGTGATCCAGCTCTTACCCCACTGAGAGATGATTCTCCTGAGGACTGGATAACCGGCTTTGATCGTTTTCGTACAAGCTTGGCTTTTTTTCTTGGCCAGTTAAACAACTTTTCTGAGTCTTCTCTGAAAATGTTTACTGATCTCCAAAAGGCCATCCAAGAAGCCAAGCATAGTTATGCACTGCGAATGAACTCCCAATCATAAAATGGTCTTCGGAGAAAAAGTTGCAAAATGTGAAGTAGCAGCAGATACTGAAAGGCAGGCTGAAACTCTGAAGAGATACCAGTGAATATAGCAAAGCAAGGACTATTTATTCTGTCATTTGTACAGGGAGGTAAACAAAAGGGAATAATTCTTGGAGCATCAATATATTTTTGTTGAATCTTGAAATAATAAAAATCCCTATATAGTGGCTGTATATGCATATTTTGAAATGGGGCAATGGGAAAGTAAGGAGTGTAGAGTAGTCATTAAGAGAGCTGTTTATATGATAGCAAAACATGTACGTTACTTTGATGAACTCAGTTACAGTTTCATTAAATATTTTCCAGTTCCATATTTGTTTCTATTTTATGGAGCTTTCCCAAGTCGTTTAGAGAAGTTTGGGTGTGCTAGAAAATCCCTCAATATTGCAACCTTCATTGCGTAAGTTAGCTTTTGCGGTTGAGTTAGGTCTATATTTATTTCTTTAACAGAGGAGGCAGACTCCATATGAATAGCTCCCCCAAGAAGACTTGCGCTAACCTGAGTACCAAGTACAACATGCAAGCtattgtctttgagatgaagcaTAACTAATACATTCATTATTACTAGATTAATTGCTTGGCTTGTGAAGTTGTGGTTTAATGATTGTTCCTACGCCTTCCTTTCTTAATCAGAAAAGTTCCATACCTTCCCAACAATGTAGCCATATCAAAATAGTTAGACAATTATCTTGATGCCGTATCCAGATTTCCAAAAGGCCCTTGATATTGGGAAAGGCGGAGGGGTTGGATTGGGCTCTTACAACGGTCTCAAATTAATATTAGGCGAACCACTTCTAACACTACTGCAAGACATACTGTTGGTTGGCACTGTAGTCGAGCACTGCATTGCAATCTGCATATAAAGTCACACCTCTTTATAACAACATTCTTATATAATAATCATTcattataaaaattaaatttttttcgGAACTGATTTTAAGTTATGCTATAGTATATATATCCTCTATAATAACAATAAACTGTATCAGAACAAATGATGTTGTTATAAAGAAATTTGAGTGTACATGTGatattgttggttgaagttgggggTGCATTGTTCTTCTTGTTTGCCGTTTCAAGTTCTTGTTCACGAGCAAAGTACAATTCCATTCACATAACTTGATAATTTAGGACTACGAGATTGGCTGTTGTTGGTCTAAGCAGAAACTGTGTCAAATTGGACAAGTTACCTATGAGAAAACATGTGATTCAGCTCACAAACAAATCTAGGTTCACGAATATATCCCCAAACTCGCGAATATATATTCAAGGAAGccaaaaatttatttattttctatgTAGGATGAATTAACTAAAATTTTCAGTTTATAAAATACAACAATTTTCTCCCTATATAAGAAAGAATCGTTTATATAAATTAAATTTGACTAAAATGTTCTAGCCCTCTACCAAAGCCTCACACTATATTTACAATGTTTGGAAACTATTTTAGATTTCTCCGTTAAAGTATCCACCGTTATGTCACACTTAACCTTAACGGTAATTTCCCACGTCTTAACGGCTCCAACCTTGATCTTAACGGGCGCTTTAATGTCCACCCTAAACGGCACTTTCCCTTGCTTCTGTTCATTCCTTAACGCAGTCCTAACGGCGCTTCCGAGCAGGACGTTTGATCCTTTCAACGGCGTCTTAAAAACCGTTACGTTATTCGTTGGCTGATAAAATGCCGGGAATTCGCCGTTAGAGAGGTTAACATCGGAGAAGAGTACAGTAACGGAGCTTCCTTTCCTGTAGTAAATCCCGATCTTGTTGTTAGGGTTTTCAGCTCGGACAGTGACGTCAAATGCAGGCGATACGGAAGACGATGACGTCAGGTTGAAATTCTTAATCGCGACGTCGGAGATTGTGTACTTCGGCGCTTCAGGGCGGAAGACGAGGTAGAGAACGCCGGCGGTGATGCCGAGCGCGATAATGAGAATGAGGAGTAGAGAGAATGTGTAGCAAAGGCACCGGCAGCAGCAGCTCCTGCGAGGCTTCCGTTTCGTCAGAGATTCGTAACGGCGGGAATTCTCCGGCGGAGGATACCGGTAGATTTGATCCTTTGGTACTTGAACTACATACGTTCCAGGCGGTGGCAGAGGCTTTGGAGACGCCGGCTGCGGTGGTTTTGTAGGAATTCCTACTTCGCCGGAGTTGTGCGACGACGGCAATGGGCTCTCCGGCGGCGAATCTCGAGGATGTACACGATCAGCCATAGTGTACTTATACAAAACTATAGATACAGAATATGGAGTGAGAGAACAGAAATGAATGTGAACGTTGTTGTGTGGAAGAATGTGAGCAAAGGAATAGCGGAAATGAATGAGGTTATGGATTGTGTGATGTTTTGTATTTATATTTATGGTAGTACGTGTGTGCGTGTAATGAAAGAAAAACCGCGTGACATGTTACACGCAAGAGGTGGATATATTAAATTTAGGTACAATTCAATATTTGAAGATCACAGTTGTAAAGCACAAAGCGGAAATTAACTAGGAAAAAACAAGAGAAATACCAATCTTAATTATCCATAATAATGGAAAATATGGTTTTATAGATCTTTAACAAATATTGTTTTAGTTATATAGTAATTTTTTTAATACGAGATTTTCAGGAAATAACACAAGAAATTTGTAAATAAAACATATTGCTAGTATTGTTTTTTTATTCAAATTGTAAACGGGCATAAGAGATTATTTCTTCTTTAAGGGACACTAGAATAATCTTTTTTCGCCTTTCATTTATGAAGCAGTGTGTTTTATCAGTAGCTTTAGAAATGGAATTTTTTCTTTAGTTATCTTATCCACAATGAAGATAATTTGACTCCAAATCTTCGatcaattaattaattattaatctCATCTTAAGAAAAATTTATTTCTTGTAACATCATAATGTGTGATACAACTTTCACTAAGTCAATTTTCCAAAACAGGAAGTGGACTATTTCTCGCTTTAGGTGAGGAATTTATTACTACATTGATGTGCAGCGGTGAATGAACGGAGTTTTGGTGAAAGGGAAATAGGTTGAAACAGTAAAGCTCATATTAATTGAGAGGCAAATAAGAATTATTCAAACAAGAAACAcatgaaataattaattaaagaaaatgaaactAGAGGagaaaacgacaaaaagaaaagTTCAAAGGGTGGACTTCCTTAAAAATTGACAGCTAATAAGCTGTTAAGAAAATGGTGGCTATTAGTaagtcacgtccttagttgttaactaagtacatgtGCAGCACTTGACACAACtcactcacgatcttgcacaacttgctcacgttcttgctatgccaagtcagccttactacactcaagatcgctaagagaatgaaAGAAAAAACACAAGAGAATTATTAAAGGAaactttgtattagagagaacttgaactGTTTGCTTGGTGAATTACAAATGAGTGGCCCccttatatactagtctcctaggggctaatgtgtaaatattaattattatataagtccttgatatttacaagataaggactttctctagaattctctacaagcctagaagattccaaggactttcttagcaaatccataaggatctaggttcttcctaaggaaatatccatacctctctagaatcttctcacaaatgctagccttcttcttatgtaagcttccacatgacaTTAATATATGTCAAATGGCGCCTACGCGGCATGATGACATAGtgggtcatcacactctcccccacccAATATTGCGACGACCGCGACGCAATGCTGCTACATAAACTCtcggatcttatctttgaattgccataagtcttcatatcgttcccacgtggcctcctccggtgattgccctttccaaTGGACGAGGAACATAGCAGTGGCTTTTGCCCTTATTTTCGCCTGGCCTGGTAATCTATGATAGCCTCAATCTCCCGATCATGCGAGGCGGTGATAGTCATTGGCGTTCGACTTGATTGGCCCCTACTTGgatcatccttatcttcatgatatggcTTAAGCATGCTGGCATGGAAGACAGGGTAGATCTTAATATACGATGGAATAtcaagcttgtatgagatcttgcctACCTTGGCGACGATCTTAAATGGGCCCTCGTACTTGCGAATAAGATTCTGATGCATGCCCCGTAGTGCCTTGAACTGTCTTGGGTTAAACTTTACCATGACCATGTCCCCCAACTCTATAGTCTGTGGGACGCCGCTTACGGTCcgcaaacttcttcatcttcttagctACCTTATCCAAGTAGGACTTAGCAGTATCGAGCTGCTCCTCCCATCCTTTGGCCATATGATAAGCCCCAAAACTCTTTCCCTCGAATGCGGCTGGTAATGAATGTGGAGTTTATGGTTGTTGGCCGtggctagctcaaatggtgtcCGCCCCGTGGACTCACTTCgctgcaagttataagagaattgggcgATGTCTAGGAGCCTTGCCTAATCTTTTTGGTGCGCActtacataatgcctcaagtagcattctagtaaggcattgacccgttctgtttgtccatccgtctgtgggtggaaactagtagaaaagtGCAATTCCGTGCCAAGTATTTCgaacaactctctccaaaagttCCCAGTGAAGCGGGGGTCTCGATCACTGATGGTATGCCTTGGTAAGCCCCAATACTTTACCACGTTCTTAAAGAATAGCTTGGCGGCTTCCTTAGCTGTGCAACCCGGTGAGGCAGGCATGGaggtggcatatttggaaaatctatccaCGACCACCATAATAGTACTATAACCGTCAAACTTCGGTAGGCAAGTGATAAAGTCCATAGTCACGCTCTCCCATGGATGCTCTGCAACTGGTAGTGGCTCCAAATGTCCTCCGGGTTGTTGTTGTTCAACCTTGTCCTGTTGACAGACAAGACAAGTCTGCACATAGCACTCTATGTCATCTCGCATGCGTGGCCAATAGTAAACTGACTCAACCAAGGCCCTAGTGCGATGTTGACCTGGATGATCAACACACATTGTGTCATGACTCTCCCTTATTATCCACcgtctaatgtctccaaatctaGGCATGTAGACCTGCCGACCTGTGGTAAGTAGTATGCCGTCTTCTATCCAAAACCATCTCGTCTTGCCTTTGTTGGCTAACTCGATAAGTTCTGCATTTCGAGGCTttaaaaaacctcttttagcattacctcgatttgcgtgcacagtccaggcgtgtagccggaaagcttatatgtgaaaatctttggaaaatgataagttttgactataaaatgaattaatttgactt
The Nicotiana sylvestris chromosome 11, ASM39365v2, whole genome shotgun sequence DNA segment above includes these coding regions:
- the LOC104228719 gene encoding NDR1/HIN1-like protein 13, whose protein sequence is MADRVHPRDSPPESPLPSSHNSGEVGIPTKPPQPASPKPLPPPGTYVVQVPKDQIYRYPPPENSRRYESLTKRKPRRSCCCRCLCYTFSLLLILIIALGITAGVLYLVFRPEAPKYTISDVAIKNFNLTSSSSVSPAFDVTVRAENPNNKIGIYYRKGSSVTVLFSDVNLSNGEFPAFYQPTNNVTVFKTPLKGSNVLLGSAVRTALRNEQKQGKVPFRVDIKAPVKIKVGAVKTWEITVKVKCDITVDTLTEKSKIVSKHCKYSVRLW